A segment of the Candidatus Doudnabacteria bacterium genome:
CTGAAAGTTGCGGAGCTCAAACCAACCGATATCGTATTAGAGGTTGGCCCTGGTCTTGGAGTTTTGACAAGGCAGTTGGCAGATAAGTCAAAAGAGATCTGGGCTGTGGAAAAAGATCATAAATTAATCCCTCTGCTTAACATAGAATTGAAAGACAAAAAAAACGTTCATATCGTGCATGATGATATTTTAAGATTTCATGTCGCGGAAAATATCAAAGGAGATTATAAAGTTGTCGCCAATATCCCTTATTATTTGACATCAAAGTTAATTCAGAATTTTTTGGAATTACGAAACCCGCCGAAACTTCTGGTGCTCATGGTCCAGAAAGAAGTGGGGGAACGGGTGGTGGCAAAACCGGGAGAACTTTCCGTACTCGGAATATCCGTGCAGATCTATTCAGACCCTGAAGTTGCATTAAATGTCTCCAAACAAAGTTTCTGGCCTGTGCCTGAAGTGGATTCAGTGATACTCAAAATTGTCCCAAGCAACAAATACCCGCAGATCAAAGACAAAAAATTATTTTTCCGCATTATCAAAACAGCTTTTTCCGGCAAACGAAAACAAATTCACAACACGATAAAAGATCCTGCAGCTTTGCAAAAAGCGGGGATCGATCCCAAAGCCAGACCGCAGGACCTCTCAATTGAGCAGTGGATCGAGCTTTATAAAGCCTTGGAAGCATCTGATATCTGAAAAAGTGTTTTGGGGCTTGCAAAGAATCAGAATCTGTGCTATAATATATATATAGTTTGAAACGGTTTTCGAAACAAAAACCAACAAAAATCAATAAAATAAAGCCGAAATGAGAGATTTGGCAAGCCTAGTTTTGAGCTTGTCATTCCTTATTTTGAGAGACGGCATGTTCATGTCAAGAAATAAACAAGAAGCAACCAGATTATTTGCACTAACAGTAATACTTATTAGTGTGCTGTTTTTGCCTCATACTCATAAGGCTCAGGCGCAAGCGGCAGGCCTGCCTTTCGGCGGCCGGCTTTTGTTTACTACGCCCCCAATTATCACAGTATTTGTCAATTGTCCTGCTATAGCTACCGTTTCAAATTTTGGACCAGGACCAAAAGTTTTGCATTTACTACTGCCTCCGATACAACCTAGATCTTTTTATAATTTTTATCTTCCCGGGGTCGCAGTTTTAGGAACATATTTTCCTACCCCGCTTCCTTTTAATTGTCCAATAGCGCCAATTTTTCCAGCATTCTATTTTGGGACAAGCGGCAGATAAAAAAATGTTCAGAAATAAAAAACCAAAAAATCAATACGGAACGTTTGCTACCGACAGGCCACAGAACAAAAAAACTGCGAAAATTTTAATTACGGTTTTGCTGGGCGTGATTTTTGTTTTGGGCGTTGGTATTGCTTTGTTTAGGAAAGCCAATAAGCCTGTCCAGATAGCCGAAGTGCAGCAAATTTCAGCTACGATCCCGGGATGGTGGTATCAGCAATATTTCGGTTCCAGCGTTTGTACTCCTCAAAGCAGCAATTGGAATGTTTGTAAACCCGACGCTGATCCAGACCACGATGTATTGACCAATGCGCAGGAATTTTATTATCACACCGATCCTAATAATAACCACACCGTTGGAGATAAAATGTCTGACGGACAATTGGTCGCTGGTGGATTTGATCCGAGCAAATCAGGAAAAATTACTTTTGATCAGGCAGCCAACGACGGGAATATTTTTGGAGAAAGTTTGGTTTTTGACAAAGACATAAAAAGCATGATTTCGGATATGACCGATGTCAATAATGCACCTTTACCCGACGTTAGTGATGCGAGCATCAAAACTTCGAATGACAATTCGAAGCAAAGCATTAGTGATTATTTAAACCAGCTTAACAATATTTTTAAGAAATATTTTCCAGATGACGTCGACATTGCAACCCTGATCAAGGTTCAGGACCCCAACGGCCTGGATGATTTGAGAACAAATACTGCCAAGGCATTGTCGGAAACAGAGCAAATTACGGTTCCATCTGACGCTGTGCAGCTTCAGAAATATCAAATTGGCCTGTTGCAAACTATTCCTTTAATCATGGTTTTGCCTTCCCAGAGTGAGCTGTCTGACACAACGAACGTAATTAGCAACTCTTGGTATGATAGTGTCCGTACTTACACTTCATTGGTTCAAAAGACCGGCATTGAAGCCACGAAATTAGTGAAAAAATACAATGTCGGTAAATAGAATAAAAAAAACAATCTCGATTGGCTTAACTGGAAGCATTGTTTTATTGCAAGTTTTGTTTTTTTCATTGGCTTCAGCTCCTTCTGTAGCTCACGCGGATGATTTTCCTTTGCCGTCAACCTTTATTCCGCCGTCAACAATAGCAATTACCGTGCCCACAACAACGGCGTTGAACATACCCGATCAGCTCGATAATAAATACATTGCCATTATGAGGGGCATTGCTTTTGCCGCAGTCCAAAAATTCACCTCAGTTTTTATCAATAAATTAACGGAGAAATATAAGATCAGGAACTACCTCTATTATGACCAAGTTTTAACTAATTATTATTTAAGCAATTATATTAGTGATAAGATCCAAGACCCGAATTTGCGGCAAATATACGGCTTGATGAACGCAGGTTATGTAACAGGCCAATCAACAGGAACTACCGGAGGACCCGATCCGAACAAAGCTCTAATCCCAAGGCTTAAAACTGCGATCAATAATTATTATCAGAATAATTTTGGCGTGTCAGATAATGTGATAACCAACAATCCGAATAATTTATCGGGCTATGATTATTATTCCACTGCTTTCAGTTATTATCTCAACCCGCCGGGTTATGTGTATCAAAACCTCCAGGGACAATTTGGGGCATTCCAGTCAGCCGCCACGACAGCGGCGCAGCTGGAAGTAATAGTCGGCAACAGTCTGAAAGCCGGGCGAGTTGTCGGAGGTTTTTGCAGTAATACGACCGATAACGTTTCCTGGGGCGATGGCTGGGCGCCTGCTTCATGTGTAGCCTCCGGCGGCAAATGGAATGCTTCGGCTCTGGATAATGCCCGATCTTTTATCGATAACCCCACCACTTTTATAAATAATTGGTTACAGGGAGTTATATCAAGCCAGACCAACACCAATTTTGACCCAAATAACTTTTGGTACGCGATTGGCGGCGCCTTAGGAAACTTTTTACTTAATTCATTAACCGCCAGTTCCAGTAGCAGTGCAGTAATAAATGAAGATCCAAATCACCCTTATGTTCCATCAAACAATGGGGGAATTACTTCGGGGGCAAATATAGATATTGATGGCGACGGGATAGCAGACGGATTTTCTGTCAATAATAACGGTATAATTGATAATTGTTTCTTTGGCGGCACAGCTCCAAATAATTGCGTCGGATCGAAAACTGCGCTGGCTCCGCCACCAGCGGGGGGAACTTGTACTGTGACCAGTACGGGCACGGCTGGCACACAACCGGATTCAATTGATCTGAATTCCGTTGTATATGAAGCAGGTTCACCTAATGTCGCCGGCTGGGCCCAGACCGCGACCATCACAAATCCCGATCTCTCTGCAAATGGTTCAATTGATTTTACTAAGAAAGATGGTCCTGACCGTTGGCCAGATCAGCCGTATACTGCGGGAAGCGCCGACACAATTCAATACACTATCTGGTATTTCCTGTATATTGACGGCCAATGGTATGGAGCTGCGGTGGTTGATCAGTGGTTTGGAAGGCCAGGCAATGGAGGCGGCATTTATAATTCCAATCCGCCGCTCTGCAATTGGGCAACCGGCAGCCAGTACGGTCCGATGTTCGGGCATATGATCGTGCCAGGCGAGAAAGTCGGAATTATGGTTACTGCAGGAGGGGTGCGGCAGAACCATGATTCAAATATCAAAGAGAGATCAGACGTTGTAGTTGTGCCGGCACCTTGATGTGCTGTTAAATTTGAAAAGATGAAACAAAAAGCAAAAATTAGTATATTTATGAGTTCAATCTTGGCAAGCTTAGTGTTTGCTAATTTTGCTTTGGCGCAGGCAAATCCTCCGATTATTGTCACAAATCCTTTTCCTTCCACGACTACTACACCTTCTACACCCGATACTATTACTTCGGCTGAGCTCATCCAGATGGATAAGACTGGGCAACAAATGCGCGATGCCTACACGAATGGTGCCGGGACCTTCACGGGCTTTACCCATAGCGTGGAAAGCTGGTCTTATGCGCCATTTGATACATATAAACAACAATGCAAGGCCATTGGTGATAAACTCGCCCAAGCGTTCCCAAATACTGTGAATACCAGCAGCGGTGTGAGTACCACCGTAGGTCTGAATACTATATTTGATCCGTACAATTTTTATTGCACCTGGGGCAGGTATACGGGAGTTTCCACAACACCCGACAGCTTAGGAAGGAATATTACTGTTGTAAAAGATGACCAAATTGATAATTTGAGGATCATGAAAATGAGCGGCGGTTCCATCAGTTCCTTGCCTGAAATTCAAAAGAACAGGGAAGCCGCGCAGGCGGCATCGGATAATCAAAGAGCTTCGGTCAATCCTTTAAGCCAGGCGGTAGGCTGGGTTATATCGTTTATTTTGAATGTGATTACATATGTACTTTTGGCATTGAGTTCTTTGGCCGGCATAATATTGAACTGGTCAATTGGGAATTTCGGATCGGCAATTCAGAGCGAAATAGTATTGAGCGGATGGACAATTGTGCGGGATCTAATGAACATGTTTTTCATTCTTGCGTTTATCGCTATGGCTTTGGCCACAATTTTACAGATCGGAGAAGAGTACAACTACAAGCGCTTACTGCCAAAATTGATTATTATGGCTTTACTTATAAATTTCAGCAAAGTCATTGCCGATACGCTGATCAATTTTTCCAATTTTTTAACGCAAGTATTTGTTCCGGCGGGCGGGTTTGGTGATTTTGGTCAATTTATTTCAGGGCTTGTAACTCAGGGCCAGGGACCGTTGGGCCTTTTTATTACCAGTTCCGGCGGAGCGGCAGCGGCATTGGGTCAAGGCATCCTCAAAGTCATAACAGCACTAATTATTACGTTCAGTTTTTTGGCAATTGCCGGATTGCTGCTGGTGAGGATAGTCGGGTTATGGGTTCTGACCGTGATCTCTCCTGTAGCATATGCTTTAAATATTTTACCCATCACTGAACACTATGCTCGGGAGTGGTGGCAGTGGTTCATCAAATATTTGATCTGGGCTCCTGTAT
Coding sequences within it:
- the rsmA gene encoding 16S rRNA (adenine(1518)-N(6)/adenine(1519)-N(6))-dimethyltransferase RsmA, translated to MNQINTGELKDYFRARGLKPKDYMGQNFLIDADVLGEILKVAELKPTDIVLEVGPGLGVLTRQLADKSKEIWAVEKDHKLIPLLNIELKDKKNVHIVHDDILRFHVAENIKGDYKVVANIPYYLTSKLIQNFLELRNPPKLLVLMVQKEVGERVVAKPGELSVLGISVQIYSDPEVALNVSKQSFWPVPEVDSVILKIVPSNKYPQIKDKKLFFRIIKTAFSGKRKQIHNTIKDPAALQKAGIDPKARPQDLSIEQWIELYKALEASDI